A window of Streptomyces sp. NBC_01241 genomic DNA:
TGGCTTCGGCGGCCTTGCGCTTCGTGCCGCTCAGCCGGAGCGGCAGGGCGACGTTCTCCACGCACGTCAGCTCAGGGACGAGCTGGCCGAACTGGAAGACGAAGCCGAACTCGGTGCGGCGCAGGGCGCTGCGTTCGGCGTCGGACATTGCGGAGAGCTCGCGGCCCGCGTAGGTGATCGTGCCCCTGTCGGGGGTGACGATTCCGGCGAGGCAGTGCAGCAGGGTCGACTTGCCGGAGCCGGACGGACCCATCACGGCGACGACCTCGCCGGGGTGGATGGAGAGCGAGGCGCCGTCGAGCGCGGGCGTCGCCCCGTACGACTTGTACAGGCTGTCGGCGACGAGGAGGGAGCCGGCGGGGGTCATGCGCGCACCTCCGCGGCGAGCCGGTCCAGCCGGGCGGCGGTCAGTTCCAGCCAGCGCAGATCGGCTTCGAGGTGGAAGAGCGCGTGGTCGCAGATCAGCTGATCGGCGAGGTCGCCCTTGCGCTTGCGGGCGGTGAGGATGCGCATGAGACGCAGGTGCTCGGCGCGCTGGGTGTCCAGCAGGGCCTCGGCGCTGCGGCCGGTGAGCAGGGCGAGGACGACCTTCGTGTAGAGCGTCGACTGGAGGTACGGCTCGGGCTTCTCCGGCTGCGCGAGCCAGGTGCCGACATCGGTGATGCCCGCCTCGGTGATGGCGTACCGCTTGCGTTCGGGGCCGCCCCCGCTCTCGACGCCATCGACCTCGACGAGGCCGTTCTTGAGGAGCCGGGACATCGTCGAGTAGACCTGCCCGTAGTGCAGGGGGCGGTCGTGGCCGAACCTCTCGTCGAAGGCGCGCTTGAGGTCGTAGCCGTGGCAGGGGCCGGACTCCAGGAGCCCGAGCAAGGTGTGGCCGATAGACATGCACAGCACTGTACATGGTGTGTATACATCGCGTGTATACCGGCGGCCCCGGAGCCGGGCTCCGGAGCCCGATCCCGGACCCGATCCCCGGACCCCCGGTCCTCAATCCTCGGAAGGGCCCGGTCCGTCCTTCGGGGGGCGTCCCCGGCGCGGGATCGGGCGGGCCGCGCCCGGCAGGCGGCCCGCCTCCGCCAGCGCCCTGCGCAGCAGGAACTCGATCTGGGCGTTCGCGCTGCGCAGCTCGTCGGCGGCCCAGCGGGCCAGTGCGTCGTGCACCGCGGGGTCCAGCCGCAGCAGCATCTGCTTGCGCTGCGGCGACGGCCTGCGCCCGGGGGTCTCTTCCGTCACTGGTCTTCCGTCACTGGTAGAGACTGCCCGTATTGAGGACCGGCTGCGCCGCGCGGTCGCCGCACAGCACCACCATCAGATTGCTGACCATGGCCGCCTTCCGCTCCGAGTCCAGCTCGACGATGTCCTGCTCGGCGATCCGGGTCAGCGCCATCTCGACCATGCCGACCGCGCCCTCGACGATCTGCTGCCGGGCCGCGACCACCGCGCCGGCCTGCTGGCGCTGGAGCATCGCGGAGGCGATCTCGGGCGCGTACGCGAGATGACTGAAGCGCGATTCGATGATCCGCACACCGGCGGCCTGCACCCGGGCGGTGAGTTCCACGGCCAGCTTCTCGGTGATCTCCTCCGCGTTGCCGCGCAGTGAGAGGCCGCCCTCCTCGTGGGCGTCGTACGGGTACTCGATCGCGATGTGCCGGACGGCCGCCTCGGTCTGGGTGGCGACGAACTCCAGGAAGTCGTCGACCTCGAAGAGCGCCTGCGCGGTGTCCTCGACCTTCCAGACGACGATCGCGGCGAGCTCGATCGGGTTGCCGTAGGCGTCATTGACCTTCAGGACCGCGGTCTCGTGGTTGCGGACCCGGGTGGAGATCTTCCGGCTGCTGGTGAGCGGATTGATCCAGCGCAGCCCGTCGGTACGGATCGTGCCGACGTACCGGCCGAAGAGCTGTATCACCCGTGCCTCGCCCGGTGCGACCATCTTCACACCCGTCATGCAGAAGAACGAGGCGATGGTGAGCAGGATCCCGAAGATGCAGACCGGGACACCCACCC
This region includes:
- a CDS encoding SPFH domain-containing protein, which produces MPDQGNPYTASTLTADLAPDAPQMPEPQVREVTAHSIPGGVGLLLTVIGVIAGIGLAIVGGVVGSNGNNGVGVPVCIFGILLTIASFFCMTGVKMVAPGEARVIQLFGRYVGTIRTDGLRWINPLTSSRKISTRVRNHETAVLKVNDAYGNPIELAAIVVWKVEDTAQALFEVDDFLEFVATQTEAAVRHIAIEYPYDAHEEGGLSLRGNAEEITEKLAVELTARVQAAGVRIIESRFSHLAYAPEIASAMLQRQQAGAVVAARQQIVEGAVGMVEMALTRIAEQDIVELDSERKAAMVSNLMVVLCGDRAAQPVLNTGSLYQ
- a CDS encoding ABC transporter ATP-binding protein codes for the protein MTPAGSLLVADSLYKSYGATPALDGASLSIHPGEVVAVMGPSGSGKSTLLHCLAGIVTPDRGTITYAGRELSAMSDAERSALRRTEFGFVFQFGQLVPELTCVENVALPLRLSGTKRKAAEATARHWLERLEVDNVAAKRPGEVSGGQGQRVAVARALAASPKVIFADEPTGALDSLNGERVMELLTEAARSTHVAVVLVTHEARVAAYSDRDVTVRDGRARDLEHAL
- a CDS encoding PadR family transcriptional regulator, which gives rise to MSIGHTLLGLLESGPCHGYDLKRAFDERFGHDRPLHYGQVYSTMSRLLKNGLVEVDGVESGGGPERKRYAITEAGITDVGTWLAQPEKPEPYLQSTLYTKVVLALLTGRSAEALLDTQRAEHLRLMRILTARKRKGDLADQLICDHALFHLEADLRWLELTAARLDRLAAEVRA